In Citrus sinensis cultivar Valencia sweet orange chromosome 2, DVS_A1.0, whole genome shotgun sequence, a single genomic region encodes these proteins:
- the LOC102625966 gene encoding LEAF RUST 10 DISEASE-RESISTANCE LOCUS RECEPTOR-LIKE PROTEIN KINASE-like 2.1, translated as MVVTIDIPAPSSIISVSLMIIAMGMATFPDFIHSQSQNDTSYEDCSPFKCGNLTFSFPFSSSSTSGYCGLPNYQITCDSSSVPKLLLSGRLYQVRNFFSSQDDRLITVVDTQLIKDLSSGSCESLYNLSVAINSYSIGSLTLPSGNLNLTFFKCPRRLSLSQNFTDKGVSNVSCNDGHVLYLWRNRTQSGRPSFDPVSAPSGCDSVVVPVSSVTSLYLGADVFDTLRQGFPLEWPKLDDCEKCQNRSGRCGYNGSLKKITCFCKGGRCDSVKRRKSRLPLIIGATAGSCSMVLVAVALLVFRKRIPSFFKKPFSEERQNIGDGLNVKQFIKTYRSALLSNYSYNDIKKMTNGFKEKLGTGGYGNVYKGKFPDGRLVAVKVLEKTSNFSDNFINEVATIGRIHHVNIIHLLGFCCDGSTRALIYEYMPNGSLGDLLSREKENLSLKPARLLEIALGVAHAIEYLHNGCELRILHLDIKPQNVLLDPDFTPKVSDFGLAKAHSRNRSVVTMTGPRGTIGYIAPEIFMRNLGNPSGKSDVYSYGMLLLEMIEEKKHLRPTETTSGSNTTEAYFPDWIYDKLIQPEKEDFVEEEDDCIARKMIIVGLWCIQINPKDRPSMTRVVEMLSSASAEAIEMPPKPLFPSPPQLQTQNEIISFDSITSELPLQHDSQEL; from the exons ATGGTGGTGACCATTGATATTCCTGCTCCTTCCTCCATAATATCAGTCTCACTTATGATCATCGCCATGGGCATGGCTACCTTCCCGGACTTTATCCACTCTCAGAGTCAGAACGACACGTCGTACGAAGATTGCTCTCCATTCAAATGCGGAAACCTCACCTTCTCCTTCCCATTCTCGTCGTCTTCAACCTCTGGTTACTGTGGCCTCCCTAACTACCAAATCACCTGTGACTCTTCCTCTGTTCCCAAGCTCTTGCTCTCCGGCAGACTCTACCAAGTCAGaaactttttctcttctcaagACGATCGTTTGATCACCGTCGTTGACACTCAACTCATCAAAGACTTGAGTTCTGGCTCATGTGAATCTCTCTACAATCTGTCTGTTGCCATTAATTCTTATTCTATAGGCTCTCTCACCCTTCCTTCAGGGAACCTTAACTTAACATTTTTCAAGTGCCCCCGTAGGTTATCTCTTTCTCAAAATTTCACTGATAAGGGTGTGAGCAATGTCAGTTGCAACGATGGGCATGTGCTGTATCTCTGGAGAAATAGAACTCAATCAGGCAGGCCTTCGTTCGATCCTGTTTCGGCACCAAGTGGATGTGACTCAGTGGTGGTGCCTGTGTCTAGCGTCACCTCTTTGTATCTGGGCGCTGATGTTTTTGACACTTTGAGACAAGGGTTTCCATTGGAGTGGCCTAAACTCGATGACTGTGAGAAGTGTCAGAATCGTAGTGGCCGCTGTGGATACAACGGAAGCTTGAAGAAAATTACTTGCTTTTGCAAGGGTGGCCGCTGTGACTCGGTCAA GCGGAGGAAATCTAGACTGCCGCTCATTAtag GTGCTACAGCTGGAAGCTGTTCTATGGTGCTCGTTGCAGTTGCACTACTCGTTTTCAGAAAAAGAATCCCTTCATTCTTTAAGAAACCCTTTTCTGAAGAGCGTCAAAATATTGGAGATGGACTAAACGTCAAGCAGTTCATCAAAACATACAGATCAGCCTTGCTGTCCAATTATTCATACAATGATATAAAGAAGATGACCAATGGTTTCAAAGAAAAGTTAGGTACAGGAGGGTATGGTAATGTGTACAAGGGAAAGTTCCCCGACGGTCGTCTGGTTGCTGTTAAAGTGCTGGAGAAAACCAGCAACTTTAGTGACAACTTCATCAATGAAGTTGCCACCATTGGCAGGATTCACCATGTTAACATCATTCACTTACTGGGTTTCTGCTGCGATGGTTCAACGCGAGCTCTGATATATGAGTACATGCCCAATGGATCACTGGGGGATTTGTTGTCCAGAGAGAAGGAAAATCTTTCTCTGAAACCGGCAAGGCTGCTTGAAATTGCCCTCGGAGTTGCTCATGCAATAGAGTATTTGCACAATGGCTGTGAGCTACGGATCCTGCATCTCGACATAAAGCCACAAAATGTCTTGCTGGATCCTGATTTCACTCCCAAAGTTTCTGATTTTGGATTGGCGAAAGCTCACTCTCGAAACAGAAGCGTCGTCACCATGACAGGACCCAGAGGAACCATTGGTTACATTGCTCCTGAGATTTTCATGAGAAATCTGGGAAATCCGTCTGGTAAATCCGATGTTTATAGCTACGGAATGTTACTATTAGAGATGattgaagagaaaaaacaTCTGAGACCCACGGAGACAACGAGCGGTTCAAATACCACCGAAGCATACTTTCCAGATTGGATTTACGACAAGCTCATTCAGCCAGAAAAGGAAGATTTTgtggaagaagaagatgattgCATAGCCAGAAAGATGATTATAGTTGGTTTATGGTGCATCCAGATAAATCCAAAAGATCGTCCTTCAATGACAAGAGTAGTTGAAATGCTATCATCAGCAAGTGCGGAAGCCATTGAGATGCCCCCCAAGCCCTTGTTCCCATCTCCTCCTCAGTTACAGACGCAAAACGAAATCATCTCCTTTGATAGCATTACTAGTGAATTGCCTCTTCAACATGATAGTCAAGAACTGTAA
- the LOC102625496 gene encoding chaperone protein dnaJ 15 has product MGSNKMEGSSAPTIRRDPYEVLCVSRDSSDQEIKTAYRKLALKYHPDKNVSNPEAAELFKEVAYSYSILSDPEKRRHYDNAGFEAIDAEGMDMEIDLSNLGTVNTMFAALFSKLGVPIKTTISANVLEEALNGTVTVRPLPIGTSVSGKVEKQCAHFFGVTINDQQAEAGIVVRVTSTAQSKFKLLYFEQDTNGGYGLALQEDSEKTGKVTSAGMYFLHFQVYRMDSTLNAIAIAKDPESAFFKRLEGLQPCEVSELKAGTHIFAVYGDNFFKTATYTIEALCAKSYEDNSQKLKDIEAQILRKRKELREFEIEYRKALARFQEATNRYSQEKQSVDELLKQRDAIHSSFTVTKTLSTSSVSGNNLSNGSSSKVPGEDSKGESPAEDGSSDGKDKSAKKKWFNLNLKGSDKKAV; this is encoded by the exons atgggtTCAAACAAGATGGAGGGCTCATCGGCTCCAACAATTCGAAGAGACCCTTATGAGGTTTTGTGCGTGTCAAGGGATTCTTCTGATCAGGAGATTAAAACGGCTTATCGAAAGCTTGCTCTCAA GTATCATCCTGACAAGAATGTCAGCAATCCTGAAGCCGCTGAACTATTTAAGGAGGTCGCATATTCTTATAGCATCTTATCTGACCCTGAGAAGAGAAGGCACTATGACAATGCAGGGTTTGAG GCAATTGATGCTGAAGGCATGGATATGGAGATAGACTTGTCAAATCTGGGAACAGTCAATACAATGTTTGCGGCATTATTCAG CAAGTTGGGAGTACCTATCAAGACTACAATTTCTGCTAATGTTCTTGAAGAAGCTTTGAATGGAACCGTCACAGTCAGACCACTCCCTATTGGAACATCAGTTAGTGGAAAG GTAGAGAAGCAATGTGCCCACTTCTTTGGCGTAACAATAAATGACCAACAAGCTGAGGCAGGGATTGTTGTGAGAGTGACTTCAACTGCACAAAGCAAATTTAAG TTACTTTATTTTGAGCAAGATACCAATGGTGGCTATGGTCTGGCCTTGCAG GAGGACAGTGAGAAGACAGGCAAGGTGACATCAGCGGGGATGTATTTCTTacattttcaagtttacaGAATGGATTCAACACTGAATGCG ATTGCAATCGCTAAAGACCCTGAATCTGCTTTCTTTAAACGATTGGAAGGTCTACAACCTTGTGAGGTTTCAGAACTAAAAGCTGGCACTCATATATTCGCTGTTTATG gagataattttttcaagACTGCTACCTATACGATTGAGGCACTTTGTGCGAAGTCATATGAAGATAACTCACAAAAGCTCAAGGATATTGAGGCTCAGATTTTGAGAAAGAGAAAGGAGTTACGGGAATTTGAGATAGAGTACAGAAAG GCATTGGCACGTTTTCAAGAAGCGACCAATAGATATAGTCAGGAGAAGCAATCT GTGGATGAACTATTGAAACAACGTGACGCTATCCATTCTTCATTCACCGTAACCAAGACTCTCAGTACCAGTAGTGTGAGTGGTAACAATCTAAGTAATGGAAGTAGTAGCAAAGTTCCTGGTGAAGATTCAAAGGGTGAGAGTCCGGCTGAAGATGGAAGCTCGGACGGAAAGGATAAATCTGCTAAAAAGAAATGGTTCAACTTGAACCTTAAAGGATCTGATAAAAAGGCTGTCTGA